A genomic window from Halogeometricum sp. S3BR5-2 includes:
- a CDS encoding RNA-guided endonuclease InsQ/TnpB family protein — MEYRRTAVIKLDTPSDAKPALRETVEQFKHCANRASEWCWHGRRQIPPESGCQPETRSVSGDDDGYHVTSKATAERALYDPLRDETDLTANLVQKGIRRAVEAVKSGVERLKRGENTSKPHFSADSVVYDKRSATFHRDHVSLSTVDGRVECEYILPDDTEKPPTKYVSDDDFEFRMGHLQHRDGDWYLHASMRKVEADETPDPDTKHRTVLGVDLGVNNIAVASTGRFWSADEFNHWRREYEKRRGSLQQCGSRHAHENVQSIGRKEDGRFEQDLHTIANELLEEAIEYGCSHIVFEDLTHIRENIPDATWQHVWAFRRLYEYVEYKAKEYGLSVEQVPPENTSKRCSTCGCTHDDNRNGESFECQKCGYENHADYNASKNIGFRYLRRRQNADDGGAPVGVALNRGTLNVSGEYSPASDGLNGSPRESPRF, encoded by the coding sequence GTGGAATACCGTCGAACTGCCGTCATCAAACTCGACACGCCCTCGGACGCCAAACCAGCACTCCGAGAGACAGTCGAGCAATTCAAACACTGCGCTAACCGCGCGAGCGAATGGTGTTGGCACGGGCGTCGCCAGATTCCTCCGGAATCTGGCTGCCAGCCAGAAACGCGGAGCGTTTCTGGTGACGACGACGGATACCACGTTACCTCGAAAGCCACAGCCGAACGCGCCCTCTACGACCCACTCCGCGACGAAACCGACCTAACCGCGAATCTCGTCCAGAAAGGGATTCGCCGAGCGGTCGAAGCCGTCAAGAGCGGAGTCGAACGGCTCAAGCGCGGAGAGAACACGTCCAAGCCCCACTTCTCGGCGGACAGCGTGGTGTACGACAAGCGGAGTGCGACGTTCCACCGCGACCACGTATCCCTCTCTACCGTAGACGGACGCGTTGAGTGCGAGTACATCCTTCCCGACGACACAGAGAAACCGCCGACCAAGTACGTCTCCGATGACGACTTCGAGTTTCGCATGGGGCACCTCCAGCACCGAGACGGTGACTGGTATCTCCACGCCTCCATGCGGAAAGTCGAAGCCGACGAGACGCCCGACCCGGACACCAAGCACAGAACAGTCCTTGGTGTCGATTTGGGCGTCAACAACATCGCCGTGGCTTCGACCGGACGCTTCTGGTCGGCGGACGAGTTTAACCACTGGCGTCGGGAGTACGAGAAGCGTCGTGGGTCGCTCCAACAGTGCGGTTCTCGACACGCCCACGAGAACGTCCAGTCCATCGGGCGTAAAGAGGACGGTCGGTTTGAACAAGACCTCCACACGATAGCGAACGAACTTCTTGAGGAAGCCATCGAGTACGGCTGTTCGCATATCGTGTTCGAGGACTTGACGCATATCCGCGAGAACATCCCCGACGCGACGTGGCAACATGTGTGGGCGTTCCGACGCCTCTACGAGTACGTCGAATACAAGGCCAAGGAATACGGCCTTAGCGTCGAACAAGTTCCGCCGGAGAACACGTCTAAGCGGTGTTCGACGTGCGGATGTACCCACGACGACAACCGTAATGGGGAGTCGTTTGAGTGCCAGAAGTGTGGGTACGAGAACCACGCGGACTACAACGCGAGCAAGAACATCGGCTTTCGGTATCTCCGTCGTCGGCAAAACGCAGACGATGGAGGCGCACCCGTAGGTGTTGCGCTAAATCGCGGGACGCTGAACGTGAGTGGCGAGTATTCGCCCGCCAGCGATGGCTTGAACGGGAGTCCACGCGAAAGCCCACGATTTTAG
- a CDS encoding bacterio-opsin activator domain-containing protein, giving the protein MVTIITDVRVPAREFPLGRILEDYPDVEIELEQLVPTQTGVMPLFWVDSGSEGAVAETLTNDPLVEDITLLTRTPTRVLYSVDWSPDVDALVRTLVDLGVDVLTATGTAESWDFRLQFRKQTDLERFRRACQRQDIDVELLELYNPLMPPEKGPLTSEQHDILATAYESGYWDVPRKTTQEELAELIGVND; this is encoded by the coding sequence ATGGTTACTATCATCACCGACGTTCGCGTCCCTGCACGCGAGTTTCCCCTCGGACGAATTCTCGAAGACTACCCGGACGTCGAGATAGAACTCGAACAACTCGTGCCGACGCAGACGGGAGTTATGCCGCTGTTCTGGGTGGACAGCGGGAGCGAAGGCGCCGTCGCGGAGACGCTGACGAACGATCCGTTGGTCGAGGACATCACCCTGCTGACCCGAACGCCCACTCGGGTCCTCTACTCCGTCGATTGGAGCCCCGATGTCGACGCGCTCGTTCGAACTCTCGTCGATTTGGGTGTCGACGTGTTGACGGCCACGGGCACGGCCGAGTCGTGGGACTTCAGGCTCCAGTTTCGAAAGCAGACGGATCTCGAGCGGTTCCGTCGGGCGTGTCAGCGGCAGGATATCGACGTGGAACTGCTCGAGTTGTACAATCCGCTGATGCCGCCGGAAAAGGGACCGCTCACGTCGGAACAACACGACATCTTGGCTACGGCCTACGAGAGCGGGTACTGGGACGTCCCTCGTAAGACCACCCAAGAAGAGCTGGCGGAACTCATCGGCGTTAACGATTGA
- a CDS encoding helix-turn-helix domain-containing protein: MVTTITDIRVAANQFPLGRILQEFPDVEIELERIVPTREQIIPLFWVESEREREVEQTLQKDSLVEEISQLTRTPDRILYSVNWSSEVDSLVRAIVDLNVDVLTAEGTANFWEFRLQFTDREQLSQFRRTCKDEGIDIELLRVYNPQMPQETGPLSPEQQDALTTAYEEGYWDVPRGISQRELAALVGISDNSMSQRLRRGTKIAVAELLYGTGRQQRSKGS, from the coding sequence ATGGTCACGACCATCACCGATATCCGTGTAGCCGCAAACCAGTTTCCACTCGGACGCATCCTACAGGAGTTCCCGGACGTCGAGATAGAACTCGAACGTATCGTCCCCACGCGTGAGCAAATCATCCCGCTGTTCTGGGTCGAATCCGAGAGAGAACGGGAGGTCGAACAGACTCTCCAAAAAGATTCCCTCGTCGAAGAGATCAGCCAACTGACCCGGACGCCCGACCGAATCCTCTACTCGGTCAACTGGAGTTCCGAGGTCGACTCGCTCGTTCGGGCGATAGTCGACCTCAACGTCGACGTGCTGACCGCGGAGGGCACGGCCAACTTCTGGGAGTTCCGCCTCCAGTTCACGGACCGCGAGCAGTTGAGTCAGTTCCGCCGAACCTGCAAAGACGAAGGCATCGATATCGAACTGCTGAGAGTATACAATCCACAGATGCCGCAGGAGACGGGACCGCTTTCGCCCGAGCAACAGGACGCGCTCACGACGGCATACGAGGAAGGCTATTGGGACGTCCCGCGCGGCATCTCCCAGAGAGAACTAGCCGCTCTCGTCGGAATCAGCGACAACTCGATGTCGCAGCGCCTTCGTCGGGGAACGAAAATCGCCGTGGCGGAGCTCCTGTACGGAACCGGACGACAGCAACGATCTAAGGGGTCATGA
- a CDS encoding helix-turn-helix domain-containing protein, which produces MGCIQMDSHETLSEQERELLQLAIEEGYFEVPRRISLVELSTLAGLTDTETSRRLRRALDTHLRATLDE; this is translated from the coding sequence ATGGGATGCATTCAGATGGACTCTCACGAAACACTTTCCGAGCAAGAACGTGAACTACTCCAACTCGCCATCGAGGAGGGTTATTTCGAGGTTCCCCGTCGAATCTCCCTGGTCGAACTCAGTACCCTCGCCGGACTCACGGACACCGAAACCTCGCGTCGGCTACGGCGGGCGCTCGATACGCATCTCCGGGCGACACTCGACGAGTGA
- a CDS encoding glycerophosphodiester phosphodiesterase produces MRLIAHRGFDGQYSANTVAAVEQAAPHADMIEIDVRGCASGELVVVHDALVDIAIDGVTSVDDLTATELAGLDAHDGEGVQTLRTVLDAIPSDTGVNLELKDPEIVEQALDVARSVEHEVIVSSFDADAIRRVRANGSAGVELAYVLGLQPGDDLGVAKDLDCTYVHPNAWLCLLTNVTQEAHEAGMIVNAWTVDSRLGAWALDRRGVDGVIASSPRATEWVR; encoded by the coding sequence ATGCGTCTCATCGCCCACCGCGGGTTCGACGGCCAGTACTCGGCGAACACCGTCGCGGCCGTCGAACAGGCGGCCCCACACGCCGACATGATCGAAATCGACGTGCGAGGCTGTGCGTCGGGCGAACTGGTGGTCGTCCACGACGCCCTCGTCGACATCGCCATCGACGGCGTGACGAGCGTCGACGACCTGACCGCGACGGAACTCGCCGGCCTCGACGCCCACGACGGCGAGGGCGTCCAGACGCTCCGGACGGTTCTCGACGCCATTCCGTCCGACACCGGAGTGAACCTCGAACTCAAGGACCCCGAAATCGTCGAACAGGCTCTCGACGTCGCTCGCTCGGTCGAGCACGAGGTCATCGTCTCCTCGTTCGACGCCGACGCGATTCGGCGGGTTCGCGCGAACGGCAGCGCCGGCGTCGAGTTGGCGTACGTGCTCGGTCTACAACCCGGCGACGACCTCGGCGTCGCGAAAGACCTCGACTGCACGTACGTTCATCCGAACGCGTGGCTGTGTCTCCTGACGAACGTCACCCAAGAGGCACACGAGGCGGGGATGATAGTGAACGCGTGGACCGTCGACTCGCGACTCGGAGCGTGGGCGCTCGACCGGCGGGGCGTGGACGGCGTCATCGCCAGTTCGCCGCGTGCGACCGAGTGGGTGCGCTAG
- a CDS encoding TrmB family transcriptional regulator, with protein sequence MSRSNGRDDASLRADLSVFGLSDTEIDTYLTLLSRGEATTRTVAENADVTQRAVYGIAERLEERGLVRVKDHASPTTISALPPEEAMDSLKERLESITPSLEERFNHSTSQTPEIRMVKSRTTALNRLRSGLSEAEHEALVAIPDHVYPEIEAELRAAVDRGVFTFLLLGERDGTDDVEREFTDVADVVRYWHESLPFLYAVDDESAMIGDPDVLSLTHNDKDAVTVSQGHLSGSVLGMFLSAYWPASTTQYVSEAEPLPATFDWFRQAVFHAFLHYQQGTELRADVVTEDGTQLSGRVVDVRQAFVEPSTNDYTLETSLYLETDAGTVSCGGPGAFIEDYRAEIVALRSDS encoded by the coding sequence ATGAGTCGATCGAACGGACGAGACGACGCGTCGCTCAGAGCGGATTTGAGCGTGTTCGGACTGTCCGATACGGAGATCGATACGTACCTCACCCTCCTCTCGCGAGGGGAGGCGACGACGCGAACCGTCGCGGAGAACGCCGACGTGACGCAACGGGCGGTGTACGGCATCGCCGAGCGACTCGAAGAGCGCGGACTCGTCCGGGTGAAAGACCACGCGTCGCCGACGACCATCAGTGCGCTCCCCCCGGAGGAGGCGATGGATTCGCTGAAGGAACGCCTCGAGTCGATCACCCCCTCGCTCGAAGAGCGGTTCAACCACTCGACCTCGCAGACGCCCGAGATTCGGATGGTGAAGTCCCGGACCACCGCGCTCAACCGGTTGCGCTCCGGCCTCTCGGAGGCCGAACACGAGGCGCTGGTCGCTATCCCCGACCACGTCTACCCCGAAATCGAAGCCGAACTCAGAGCGGCCGTCGACCGAGGGGTGTTCACCTTTCTGCTCCTCGGCGAACGGGACGGGACCGACGACGTCGAACGCGAGTTCACCGACGTCGCGGACGTCGTTCGGTACTGGCACGAGAGCCTCCCGTTCCTCTACGCCGTCGACGACGAGTCCGCGATGATCGGCGACCCCGACGTGCTCTCGCTCACGCACAACGACAAGGATGCCGTCACCGTCTCGCAGGGACACCTCTCGGGGTCGGTGCTCGGGATGTTCCTCAGCGCCTACTGGCCCGCCTCGACGACACAGTACGTGTCCGAGGCCGAACCGCTTCCCGCGACGTTCGACTGGTTCCGGCAGGCGGTCTTCCACGCGTTCCTCCACTATCAACAGGGCACCGAACTCCGGGCCGACGTCGTGACCGAAGACGGCACCCAACTCTCCGGGCGAGTCGTAGACGTGCGACAGGCGTTCGTCGAACCGTCCACGAACGACTACACGTTGGAGACGAGCCTCTACCTCGAAACCGACGCCGGGACGGTGAGTTGCGGCGGTCCCGGCGCGTTCATCGAAGATTACCGCGCCGAAATAGTCGCGCTCCGGTCGGATTCCTGA